The Streptomyces sp. B3I8 nucleotide sequence CGGCGACGGGTACCTCCGTCCCGGCCGCCGATGCCGGCCAGGACACCGTCGGCGCGCACATCCCCGCGCCCCGGGCAGCCGAGGGTGCCGAGGCCCCTGGCGCCGAGGGCGCCGGAACCGGCGACGGCGCCGCGACCGCCGAGGGCGCCGCGGAGTCCACCGGAGGGAAGGGCCTGCCGCGCAACGCCCGGGTCATCGACCTGCACCAGGAGTTCCGCCACCGCTTCCCGGCCTACCTGCGGTTCCGCTCCTTCCTGCTGCGGCACCGCATCCGTACGCACCTGATCAGCGGCATCGAGTTCCAGATGGGCGTCTTCATCGTCGGCCCGCTGATCAACGCGGTCATCCCGACCACGATCGTGGCCGGCGCGCTGCTGCTGGTGTTCGAGCTCGCCATCGTCTACAAGCTGCTGCTGTCGACGCGCGACTTCGCCCGCACCATCGACTCCTTCGACCGTGAGGCGGCGGCCCGCGCGGCCGCGGCCGCCGAGGAGGCCGCCGCCCTCGGGGTGACGGTTCCCGGCGAGGGGAGCGCGGACGCGACGGCGCAGGGCGCAGCGACCCAGGGCGTCTGAGCCGTACCCGCACGCCGGCCGGTCGGCCGGCAAAGGCGAAGGGCGACGGCGAAGGGCGGGGCCGGGGTGGACATCCACCCCGGCCCCGCCCTTCGCCGTCCCTCTCAGATCCGTACCGTCTCCCCCTCGACCGTCGCCGCCGGCCACGCCGGCGCCACCGGCTCCGGCACCGACTCGTCGTGGGTGAGGTCGGGCAGCCGGCGCAGCCACTTCGGGAAGTACCAGTTGCGCTCGCCCAGCAGCGCCATCACCGCCGGGAGCAGCACGCCCCGGATGACGGTCGCGTCGATCAGCACCGCCGCCGCCAGGCCCACCCCCATCTGCTTCATGGACTGCATCGACAGCGTGCCGAAGATGGCGAACACGGCGACCATGATGACCGCGGCACTGGTGACGACGCCCGCCGTGGTGACCACACCGTGGGTGATCGCGTCCCGCGTCGTAAGGCCGCGCAGCCGCGCCTCGCGGATCCGGGAGACCACGAACACGTGGTAGTCCATGCTCAGCCCGAACAGGATGACGAAGAGGAACAGCGGCAGCCAGGTGATGATGGCGCCCACGCCCTCCGCGCCCACCAGGGACGCGCCCCAGCCGTGCTGGAAGACCGCGACGAGGATGCCGTACGCGGCGCCCACCGACAGCAGGTTGAGCAGGATCGAGGTGATCGCCACCGTCAGCGAGCGGAACGACAGCAGCATCAGCACGAAGGCGAAGACCACGACGAACGCGAACACCGGGACGACGGCTCCGGCGAGTTGGTCGTTGAAGTCCTTCGAGCCGGCCACCTCGCCGGTGATGGGCGCCCGCACCCCGTCGACCTTGCCGAGCGTGGCCGGCCGCACCTCGTCGCGCAGCGTGTCCAGGCTCCGGCCCGCCTTGTCCAGGTCCGAGCCGCCGACCAGCGGCACGTACACGAGGGCCAGGTTCTTCGCGTCGTTCACCTTGACCTCGACCGGGCCGCGCGAGGCGCCCGAACTCACCGCCCGCTCACGGAAGTCGTCGAGGGCGGCCCGCACCTCGGGGGCGTTGATGTCCTTCGCGTCGACGACCACCTCGGCGGGGCCCGAACCGCCCGGGAAGGCGTCGTTGACCCGGTCGTACGTGGCGACGATCGGCAGCGAGTCGCCGAACTCCTGGTCCAGCGTGAGGTTCTGCGTCTTCATGCCGAGCGCGGGCGCGGCGATCGCCAGCAGCGTGCCGGCCGCGACGACCAGCGAGACGGCGGGCCTGGCCAGCACCACCCGGAGCACCGCGCCCCAGAACCGCGAACCCTCCCGCGCGGTGCGGCCGCGGCGCTCGGCCCGGCGCTGCCTCGCCTCGGGGCTGAGGTAGGGCACGCGCCCCTTCTCCACCCGCTCGCCCAGCAGCGAGAGCAGCGCGGGCAGCACGGTGACGGAACCGACCATCGCGACCGCCACCACCATCAGCGAGGCCAGCCCCATCGCCTCGAACTCGGCGATCCCGGTGAACAGCATGCCCGCCATCGCCACGCACACCGTGACACCGGAGACCACGATCGCGCGGCCACTGGTCGCGGCGGCGATCCGCAGCGCGGTCGCCCCGTCCCGGCCCGCCGTCCGCTCCTCCCGCTCCCGGCGCAGGTAGAACAGGCAGTAGTCGACGCCGACGGCCAGGCCGACCAGCAGCATGACCGAGTTGGCGGTGTCGCTCATCGGCACGAGATGGCTGACGACCCCCATCAGACCCATCGTGGCGACGATCGCGGTGATCGACAGCGCCACCGGCAGCAGCGCCGCGACCAGCGCGCCGAACGCGATCAGCAGAATGCCGAGCGCCACGGGGACGGCGGAGAGCTCCGCCTGCTGGAAGTCGCTGCCGAAGGCGTCGTCGAACGTCTTCTGGATGCTCGCGCCGCCCACCTCCTCGATCCGCAGCGACTCGTGCCCCTGCTGTACGCCCTCGACGGCGTCGAGCACCGGCTCGACCCGCTCGCCGGCGGTGTCCGCGTCGCCGCGCATGTCGAACTGGACGAGCGCGCTGCGGCCGTCCTCGGAGATCGTCTTCGTGTCGTAGGGCGAGGACACGTCCGTCACCCTGCCGGTGCCCTCGACCGCCTTGATCACGGCGGTGACGGCGGCGTGGAAGGCCGGGTCCGTGGCCCTGGTGCCGCCGCCCTTCGCCTGGACCAGTACGGACTCGCTCGCCGGTTCGTCGACGCCGGCGTCCTCCAGGATCCGCGCGGCGGTGTGCGTCTCACCGCTGAGCTGGTCGCTCTCCTTGACGTCGACCCGGCCCGCCACCGACCCGAGTCCCATCGCGACGGCGACGAACAGCACCCAGATGCCGACGGCGGCCCATCGGTGCCGAGCGCTCCAGCCGCCGGCGCGGGCGGCGATGCCGCGCACCCGTGTGTTGCCGTTTCCCATGACGGGCCAGCCCCCTTGTGCGTGGTGGCGGCCCCCTGCCGTCACCCGGTGCTTCGAAGGTATGTGCCGGACAAGAGCGTCTCTTCGTACTGTCCGGTGAACCCTGTGG carries:
- a CDS encoding MMPL family transporter; the encoded protein is MGNGNTRVRGIAARAGGWSARHRWAAVGIWVLFVAVAMGLGSVAGRVDVKESDQLSGETHTAARILEDAGVDEPASESVLVQAKGGGTRATDPAFHAAVTAVIKAVEGTGRVTDVSSPYDTKTISEDGRSALVQFDMRGDADTAGERVEPVLDAVEGVQQGHESLRIEEVGGASIQKTFDDAFGSDFQQAELSAVPVALGILLIAFGALVAALLPVALSITAIVATMGLMGVVSHLVPMSDTANSVMLLVGLAVGVDYCLFYLRREREERTAGRDGATALRIAAATSGRAIVVSGVTVCVAMAGMLFTGIAEFEAMGLASLMVVAVAMVGSVTVLPALLSLLGERVEKGRVPYLSPEARQRRAERRGRTAREGSRFWGAVLRVVLARPAVSLVVAAGTLLAIAAPALGMKTQNLTLDQEFGDSLPIVATYDRVNDAFPGGSGPAEVVVDAKDINAPEVRAALDDFRERAVSSGASRGPVEVKVNDAKNLALVYVPLVGGSDLDKAGRSLDTLRDEVRPATLGKVDGVRAPITGEVAGSKDFNDQLAGAVVPVFAFVVVFAFVLMLLSFRSLTVAITSILLNLLSVGAAYGILVAVFQHGWGASLVGAEGVGAIITWLPLFLFVILFGLSMDYHVFVVSRIREARLRGLTTRDAITHGVVTTAGVVTSAAVIMVAVFAIFGTLSMQSMKQMGVGLAAAVLIDATVIRGVLLPAVMALLGERNWYFPKWLRRLPDLTHDESVPEPVAPAWPAATVEGETVRI